From the Sphingomonas aliaeris genome, one window contains:
- a CDS encoding FlgK family flagellar hook-associated protein, whose translation MSDLLGIGASGVRAYQSALTTTSENIANASTPGYTRRTSTINEISSTGGSVVTRTANDVNGALLSGVKRADDMFRSAEVRTAGADLARSETSIAWMGRIETTLSGNQLGDRLTSFFNAAKAIAADPTATTPRQAMLESATSVASSFGATGKGLIAIEQDIDATADAAVATLNGLGVSLAKVNSALARVQPDTAAAAQLGDQRDQLLEQMSAISDVNVVTDDFGRATVRLGGGRAGLRRRHRFRIRHLRPRRGRGGELRHASRGYDVRAFAQWRRPGRCGRRRRARYCRTGFAGYHCQRVRRSRQQGARQGRDARYH comes from the coding sequence ATGAGCGACCTGCTCGGCATCGGCGCCAGCGGGGTGCGCGCATATCAAAGCGCGCTGACCACCACGTCCGAGAATATCGCCAACGCCTCGACCCCCGGCTACACCCGCCGCACGTCGACGATCAACGAGATATCCTCGACCGGTGGTTCGGTCGTCACGCGCACCGCGAACGACGTCAACGGCGCGCTCCTGTCAGGCGTGAAGCGCGCCGACGACATGTTCCGCAGTGCCGAAGTCCGCACCGCCGGCGCGGATCTCGCGCGGTCGGAAACGAGCATCGCGTGGATGGGCCGAATCGAAACCACGTTGTCGGGCAATCAACTCGGCGACCGGCTGACCAGCTTCTTCAACGCGGCAAAGGCGATTGCCGCCGATCCCACCGCGACCACGCCGCGTCAGGCGATGCTCGAGTCCGCTACCTCGGTCGCCAGTTCGTTCGGCGCCACCGGCAAGGGGCTCATCGCGATCGAGCAGGATATCGACGCGACGGCCGACGCTGCAGTCGCGACGCTGAACGGTCTCGGCGTATCGCTGGCCAAGGTGAATTCCGCGCTCGCCCGCGTCCAGCCGGACACGGCGGCGGCGGCGCAGCTGGGCGATCAACGCGACCAGTTGCTCGAACAGATGAGCGCGATCAGCGACGTCAACGTCGTCACCGACGATTTCGGCCGGGCGACGGTTCGCCTTGGCGGGGGGCGGGCCGGTCTTCGTCGCCGGCACCGATTCCGGATACGTCACCTTCGCCCGCGGCGAGGCCGGGGCGGTGAGCTTCGCCATGCATCGCGCGGGTACGACGTCCGGGCTTTCGCCCAATGGCGGCGTCCTGGCCGGTGTGGCCGAAGGCGCCGCGCGCGTTACTGCCGCACGGGATTCGCTGGATACCATTGCCAGCGGGTTCGTCGATCTCGTCAACAAGGTGCAAGACAAGGGCGAGACGCTCGATACCATTAA
- a CDS encoding rod-binding protein, translating to MTDISLRAAPSPPSGTSTDTTRLGSRANLEKAGKEFEAVFVGMMVKSMRSAHLSSELFESKGLDTFREMQDQKVAQSMADTAPLGIGKAMVDFLAKAQAAQEAAAASEGTPA from the coding sequence ATGACCGACATATCGCTCCGTGCGGCACCTTCGCCACCATCCGGAACTTCCACCGACACCACCCGCCTCGGCAGCCGCGCCAACCTCGAAAAGGCGGGCAAGGAGTTCGAGGCGGTGTTCGTCGGCATGATGGTGAAATCGATGCGATCGGCCCACCTCTCGAGCGAATTGTTCGAGAGCAAGGGCCTCGACACGTTTCGCGAGATGCAGGACCAGAAAGTCGCCCAGTCGATGGCCGACACCGCACCGCTCGGCATCGGCAAGGCAATGGTCGATTTCCTCGCCAAGGCCCAGGCCGCGCAGGAAGCCGCCGCCGCGTCCGAAGGCACGCCCGCATGA